A genomic segment from Chitinophagaceae bacterium encodes:
- a CDS encoding cation transporter, whose protein sequence is MQSAQQNLKIQKAIALLSVILFLVKIFAWYLTSSVAILTDALESIVNMAASFLGVYSLYVSAKPKDADHPYGHGKVEFISASVEGTLIIVAGLYAIYQALDHLRDNNVVNRLDKGIYLVAGAALLNYIAGSICVKTGKKNNSLALVSSGRHLISDTYTTIGIIAGLVLLYFTNLKWIDSAVAILFALIIIYTGYKIIRSSIAGIMDEADEELLNDMVVTLNENRSENWIDLHNIRIIKNGATLHLDGHLTIPWYFNVQEAHKEIDSLSELVKGKYGKSMELFVHSDACMDFSCFICNKQNCAVRKHPFKKRVEWTVENIRSNSRHKLLVDNIR, encoded by the coding sequence ATGCAATCTGCACAGCAAAACCTCAAAATACAAAAGGCCATTGCGCTCTTATCGGTAATTTTATTTTTGGTTAAAATTTTTGCCTGGTATCTTACCAGTTCTGTAGCAATACTTACCGATGCTTTGGAGAGTATTGTGAATATGGCTGCAAGTTTTTTAGGTGTTTATAGCTTGTATGTTTCTGCAAAACCCAAAGATGCCGATCATCCGTACGGGCATGGAAAAGTAGAGTTTATTTCAGCTTCGGTAGAAGGAACGCTTATAATTGTTGCCGGCCTTTATGCCATTTACCAGGCGCTGGATCATTTAAGGGATAATAATGTGGTAAACCGGTTAGACAAAGGTATTTACCTGGTAGCTGGTGCGGCATTGCTCAATTATATTGCCGGAAGTATTTGTGTTAAAACGGGAAAAAAAAATAATTCGCTGGCATTGGTATCCAGTGGCAGGCATTTAATTTCCGATACCTATACAACTATTGGCATTATTGCGGGCCTGGTATTATTGTATTTCACAAATTTAAAATGGATAGATAGCGCTGTAGCCATATTGTTTGCGCTTATAATTATTTACACCGGTTATAAAATAATACGTAGTTCCATTGCCGGTATTATGGATGAGGCCGATGAAGAATTGCTCAACGATATGGTGGTAACGCTCAATGAAAACCGTTCGGAGAACTGGATTGATTTGCACAATATTCGTATTATTAAGAATGGCGCTACTTTACATTTGGATGGACATTTAACTATACCCTGGTATTTTAATGTACAGGAAGCGCATAAAGAAATAGATTCGCTATCGGAACTGGTTAAAGGCAAATATGGCAAATCCATGGAGCTTTTTGTACATTCCGATGCCTGTATGGATTTTAGCTGTTTTATTTGCAACAAGCAAAACTGTGCCGTACGCAAACACCCATTTAAAAAAAGGGTAGAGTGGACGGTGGAAAATATAAGGAGCAACAGCCGCCACAAATTGCTTGTTGATAATATTCGGTAA
- a CDS encoding HYR domain-containing protein has translation MNHFYARFLTAPKNLFGFCCKKLLIALLAIFCMGTVSAQVSLTLPNSSYAQDFNTLASSGTSSTLPAGWFFIETGTGSNALYTAGTGSGAGGDTYSFGASSSTERALGGLQSGSVVPAYGAAFTNNTGTDISSLVISYTGETWRVAAINRSDRIDFQYSTDATSLTTGTWIDDNVLDYANPGQATGSGSMQHSASLSNSLSINIPNGATIWIRWLDLNVSGSDDGIGIDDFNVSYNNVAPPAGSADIPQSFAIVNFGGPDVYYDLKASTANPDFDGAYLGTFASGGSIWLDGAQNKTEKCGTYDITGNRLYYRIYPTASPTGSYNNINLPWLSNDGGSGGCTDQTWQEAGAGINLLNGLCDGNYTVEVYTVADYTGGSGGTVLANNGGANYKANFSISNPVNSGIFESYAVVNGNFYDLQAATVNADFNGAGLGVYNSLTGSLVVNGGQNKTFKCPPDDITSGALYYRVYPAGSPSGSFTVVNFNWASNDPGALCTGGQNQTWQQTANSTPNLITGLPDGMYSLEIYTDANFNSACGSATHYSNNGGSNYIANFQVGTPPSLTNPGTQNVSAAAGCVAVVNYSATATGTAPIAYSFTFSGATSGSGSGTGSGSTFNLGTTNVSITASNSFGSDVQSFSVVVADNNVPTVITQNATVYLDASGNASITAAQIDNGSSDNCGVQSIAVAPSTFNCTNLAPNASDLLISEYVEGSSNNKAIEIYNGTGAAVNLQDYALRIFTNGASSPSNGIILPNFSLANGATYVIVNNGAGIITTYNLISATVINFNGDDALALVKNPTTTTTGGTFVDIFGRIGEDPGTAWVNLPNTTLDATLRRKSTVINGVNTNPGASFPTLLSEWEVFAQNNISGLGTHSISSVNTVTLTVTDIHGNVASGTANVNVVDNTVPTAPTIADATGECSVTVTAPSATDNCAGSVTGTTTDPTTYNAQGSYTITWTFDDGNGNTSTATQNVIVDDVTAPTAPTIADATGECSVTVTAPSATDNCAGSVTGTTTDPTTYNAQGSYTITWTFDDGNGNTSTATQNVIVDDVTAPTAPTIADATGECSVTVTAPTATDNCAGSVTGTTTDPTTYNAQGSYTITWTFDDGNGNTSTATQNVIVDDVTAPAAPTIADATGECSVTVTAPTATDNCAGSVTGTTTDPTTYNAQGSYTITWTFDDGNGNTSTATQNVIVDDVTAPAAPTIADATGECSVTVTAPTATDNCAGSVTGTTTDPTTYNAQGSYTITWTFDDGNGNTSTATQNVIVDDVTAPTAPTIADATGECSVTVTAPTATDNCAGSVTGTTSDPTTYNAQGSYTITWTFDDGNGNTSTATQNVIVDDVTAPTAPTIADATGECSVTVTAPSATDNCAGSVTGTTTDPTTYNAQGSYTITWTFDDGNGNTSTATQNVIVDDVTAPAAPASLPDATGECSVTVTAPTATDNCAGSVTGTTTDPTTYNAQGSYAITWTFDDGNGNTSTATQNVIVDDVIAPTAPTIADATGECSVTVTAPTATDNCAGSVTGTTTDPTTYNAQGSYTITWTFDDGNGNTSTATQNVIVDDVTAPTAPTIADATGECSVTVTAPTATDNCAGSVTGTTTDPTTYNAQGSYTITWTFDDGNGNTSTATQNVIVDDVTAPTAPASMPDVTAECSATLTAPAANDNCAGTITATTVDPTTYNAQGNYTVTWTFDDGNGNISSVDQNIIIDDITAPTAPTIADATGECSVTVTAPSATDNCAGSVTGTTTDPTTYNAQGSYTITWTFDDGNGNTSTATQNVIVDDVTAPTAPASLPDATGECAVTLDGPVVIDNCGNSITGTAMDPITGIESTNITIIDQGVTTVTWTFTDASGNSSTVNQTVIIDDVTAPPAPPSLPTLTDECSYTVTTFPTVEDECVKTVEGIPTDPGTGNVLSSLTFNTQGIHTIRWVFDDGNGNTSFTDQDIVIQDVTAPAITCPANITLSSSQATATWTDPTATDNCGAVTVTQTAGPASGSTFAPGSTTTITYTATDAAGLSTSCSFTVTRNVGINVNVTYTPINCYGGWSLVHVTASGGFAPYWGVGYFFVPAGTYNFTVWDSHGQNGTTTVTITQPTPIVVACGTNNPELFFGYSADNTAQILASATGGTPPYKISYSMNRRLKCNVGNSSGDETWVAGAGTATNTYTVCPGSGSYWQPPVSTSTATLGEGDTYSLTVSLMDDAVITATITDANGCVQKCTTPIFATDVRCSGNKVKICHKQGAHGCRTTCVDETAVAAHLAHGDFLGECNSHCHPHDNNPWWGPGWGWWGPGWGWWGWWQGWGWWGPGYGNPNPGNPWGWKGNSNATIATETTKGGVAAPEANDFEIYNLKVAPNPSSTEFVLQVNTTNNTDRMLVNIYDVSGKIYKQFKANPTQLIKFGTGMRPGTYLVEVLQAGHRKTATVIKL, from the coding sequence ATGAACCATTTTTACGCCCGGTTCCTAACGGCACCGAAAAATCTTTTTGGTTTTTGCTGTAAAAAATTATTAATTGCCTTGCTGGCAATTTTTTGCATGGGTACAGTATCGGCACAGGTAAGCCTTACCTTGCCCAATTCGAGCTATGCCCAGGATTTTAATACATTAGCAAGTTCGGGAACATCTTCAACCTTGCCTGCAGGATGGTTTTTCATAGAAACGGGTACAGGCTCAAATGCATTATATACTGCTGGAACCGGAAGCGGAGCTGGAGGTGATACCTATAGTTTTGGCGCATCAAGTTCTACAGAAAGGGCTTTAGGTGGTTTACAATCGGGAAGTGTTGTGCCTGCCTACGGAGCAGCTTTTACGAATAATACTGGTACAGATATAAGCTCTTTGGTAATTAGCTATACCGGTGAAACCTGGAGAGTAGCTGCAATAAACCGGTCAGACAGGATAGATTTTCAATATTCAACCGATGCTACATCTTTAACTACCGGAACATGGATAGACGATAACGTATTGGATTATGCAAATCCCGGCCAGGCAACAGGTAGCGGTAGTATGCAACATTCTGCAAGTTTATCCAATTCCCTCTCTATAAACATTCCAAACGGTGCAACAATTTGGATTAGGTGGCTTGATTTGAATGTTTCCGGTTCAGATGATGGTATAGGAATTGATGATTTTAATGTTTCATATAACAATGTGGCGCCGCCTGCAGGTAGTGCAGATATTCCACAGAGTTTTGCCATTGTAAATTTTGGAGGCCCGGATGTTTATTACGATTTAAAAGCATCAACAGCTAATCCGGATTTTGATGGAGCCTACCTGGGTACTTTTGCAAGTGGAGGTTCTATTTGGCTTGATGGCGCTCAAAATAAAACTGAGAAATGTGGCACTTATGATATTACCGGCAACAGGTTATATTATCGTATTTATCCTACAGCTTCACCTACGGGTTCTTACAACAATATTAACCTACCCTGGTTGTCCAATGATGGTGGTAGCGGTGGTTGCACCGATCAAACATGGCAGGAAGCAGGCGCAGGTATAAATTTATTAAATGGTTTATGTGATGGAAATTATACGGTAGAAGTTTATACCGTTGCAGATTATACTGGCGGAAGTGGCGGAACTGTGCTTGCCAATAACGGCGGGGCAAATTATAAAGCAAATTTTAGCATAAGCAACCCTGTAAACTCTGGCATATTTGAAAGCTATGCAGTGGTAAATGGTAATTTTTACGATTTACAGGCCGCTACCGTAAATGCCGATTTTAATGGCGCTGGTTTAGGCGTTTATAATTCTCTAACTGGTTCTTTAGTGGTAAATGGCGGTCAAAATAAAACCTTTAAATGCCCTCCTGATGATATTACAAGTGGTGCATTGTATTACAGGGTTTATCCTGCTGGCTCACCAAGCGGAAGTTTTACCGTTGTAAATTTTAATTGGGCAAGTAACGATCCGGGAGCGCTTTGCACCGGCGGACAAAACCAAACCTGGCAGCAAACAGCCAATAGTACACCAAACCTTATTACGGGTTTGCCGGATGGTATGTACTCTTTAGAAATTTATACCGATGCAAATTTTAATTCGGCTTGTGGAAGCGCTACACACTATTCCAATAATGGCGGCTCAAATTATATTGCCAACTTTCAGGTAGGAACCCCTCCTTCGTTAACTAATCCCGGCACACAAAATGTAAGTGCAGCCGCAGGATGTGTTGCAGTAGTAAATTATTCGGCCACGGCAACAGGCACTGCACCAATTGCTTATTCATTCACATTTAGCGGCGCAACTTCAGGTTCTGGTAGCGGTACCGGAAGTGGTTCTACATTTAATTTAGGAACAACTAATGTTTCTATTACTGCATCAAATTCTTTTGGTAGCGATGTGCAAAGTTTCAGTGTAGTTGTTGCCGATAATAATGTTCCTACAGTAATTACTCAAAATGCAACTGTTTATCTCGATGCAAGTGGTAATGCTTCAATTACTGCTGCTCAAATAGATAATGGTTCGTCCGACAATTGTGGCGTACAATCCATAGCTGTTGCTCCATCTACTTTTAATTGCACCAATTTGGCTCCCAATGCATCCGACTTATTGATTTCGGAATATGTGGAAGGATCAAGCAATAATAAAGCAATTGAAATTTATAATGGAACAGGCGCCGCTGTAAACCTCCAGGATTATGCATTAAGGATATTTACTAACGGCGCTTCTTCTCCCTCTAATGGTATTATTTTGCCCAACTTCAGTTTAGCAAATGGTGCCACTTATGTAATTGTTAATAATGGCGCCGGCATAATTACAACATACAATTTAATATCAGCAACTGTAATTAATTTTAATGGAGATGATGCCTTGGCCCTGGTTAAAAACCCAACTACCACAACAACAGGTGGAACCTTTGTTGATATTTTTGGAAGAATTGGGGAAGATCCAGGAACTGCCTGGGTAAATTTACCAAATACAACGCTTGATGCTACATTGAGAAGAAAATCTACTGTAATAAACGGCGTTAACACTAATCCTGGAGCAAGTTTTCCTACTTTATTATCTGAGTGGGAAGTTTTTGCTCAAAATAATATTTCTGGGCTTGGTACACATTCTATAAGCTCTGTTAATACGGTTACGCTAACGGTAACGGATATACATGGTAACGTTGCTTCCGGAACTGCTAATGTAAATGTAGTAGATAATACAGTGCCAACAGCGCCAACTATTGCAGATGCAACCGGCGAATGTTCCGTAACTGTAACCGCACCATCTGCTACAGATAATTGCGCTGGTTCAGTAACCGGAACTACCACCGATCCTACAACATACAATGCACAGGGTTCTTATACCATCACCTGGACATTTGATGATGGCAACGGCAACACATCTACCGCAACACAAAATGTAATTGTAGATGATGTAACAGCGCCAACAGCGCCAACTATTGCAGATGCAACCGGCGAATGTTCCGTAACTGTAACCGCACCATCTGCTACAGATAATTGCGCTGGTTCAGTAACCGGAACTACCACCGATCCTACAACATACAATGCACAGGGTTCTTATACCATTACCTGGACATTTGATGATGGCAACGGCAACACATCTACCGCAACACAAAATGTAATTGTAGATGATGTAACAGCGCCAACAGCGCCAACCATTGCAGATGCAACCGGCGAATGTTCCGTAACTGTAACGGCACCAACTGCAACCGATAATTGCGCTGGTTCAGTAACCGGAACTACCACCGATCCTACAACATACAATGCACAGGGTTCTTATACCATCACCTGGACATTTGATGATGGCAACGGCAACACATCTACCGCAACACAAAATGTAATTGTAGATGATGTAACAGCGCCAGCAGCGCCAACCATTGCAGATGCAACCGGCGAATGTTCCGTAACTGTAACGGCACCAACTGCAACCGATAATTGCGCTGGATCAGTAACCGGAACTACCACCGATCCTACAACATACAATGCACAGGGTTCTTATACCATCACCTGGACATTTGATGATGGCAACGGCAACACATCTACCGCAACACAAAATGTAATTGTAGATGATGTAACAGCGCCAGCAGCGCCAACCATTGCAGATGCAACCGGCGAATGTTCCGTAACTGTAACGGCACCAACTGCAACCGATAATTGCGCTGGTTCAGTAACCGGAACTACCACCGATCCTACAACATACAATGCACAGGGTTCTTATACCATCACCTGGACATTTGATGATGGCAACGGCAACACATCTACCGCAACACAAAATGTAATTGTAGATGATGTAACAGCGCCAACAGCGCCAACCATTGCAGATGCAACCGGCGAATGTTCCGTAACTGTAACCGCTCCAACTGCAACCGATAATTGCGCTGGTTCAGTAACCGGAACTACCTCCGATCCTACAACATACAATGCACAGGGTTCTTATACCATTACCTGGACATTTGATGATGGCAACGGCAACACATCTACCGCAACACAAAATGTAATTGTAGATGATGTAACAGCGCCAACAGCGCCAACCATTGCAGATGCAACCGGCGAATGTTCCGTAACTGTAACCGCTCCATCTGCTACAGATAATTGCGCTGGTTCAGTAACCGGAACTACCACCGATCCTACAACATACAATGCACAGGGTTCTTATACCATCACCTGGACATTTGATGATGGCAACGGCAACACATCTACCGCAACACAAAATGTAATTGTAGATGATGTAACAGCGCCAGCAGCTCCTGCATCTTTACCAGATGCAACCGGCGAATGTTCCGTAACTGTAACCGCTCCAACTGCAACCGATAATTGCGCTGGTTCAGTAACCGGAACTACCACCGATCCTACAACATACAATGCACAGGGTTCTTATGCCATCACCTGGACATTTGATGATGGCAACGGCAACACATCTACCGCAACACAAAATGTAATTGTAGATGATGTAATAGCGCCAACAGCGCCAACCATTGCAGATGCAACCGGCGAATGTTCCGTAACTGTAACGGCACCAACTGCAACCGATAATTGCGCTGGTTCAGTAACCGGAACTACCACCGATCCTACAACATACAATGCACAGGGTTCTTATACCATCACCTGGACATTTGATGATGGCAACGGCAACACATCTACCGCAACACAAAATGTAATTGTAGATGATGTAACAGCGCCAACAGCGCCAACCATTGCAGATGCAACCGGCGAATGTTCCGTAACTGTAACGGCACCAACTGCAACCGATAATTGCGCTGGTTCAGTAACCGGAACTACCACCGATCCTACAACATACAATGCACAGGGTTCTTATACCATCACCTGGACATTTGATGATGGCAACGGCAACACATCTACCGCAACACAAAATGTAATTGTAGATGATGTAACAGCGCCAACAGCGCCTGCATCAATGCCAGATGTAACAGCAGAATGTTCAGCAACACTTACAGCGCCTGCAGCAAATGATAACTGTGCAGGTACCATTACTGCAACTACAGTAGATCCAACTACATATAATGCACAAGGAAATTATACCGTTACGTGGACATTTGACGATGGCAATGGAAATATTTCATCGGTAGATCAGAATATTATTATAGATGATATCACAGCGCCAACAGCGCCAACCATTGCAGATGCAACCGGCGAATGTTCCGTAACAGTAACCGCACCATCTGCTACAGATAATTGCGCTGGTTCAGTAACCGGAACTACCACCGATCCTACAACATACAATGCACAGGGTTCTTATACCATTACCTGGACATTTGATGATGGCAACGGCAACACATCTACCGCAACACAAAATGTAATTGTAGATGATGTAACAGCGCCAACAGCTCCTGCATCTTTACCAGATGCTACCGGAGAATGTGCCGTAACCTTAGACGGACCTGTGGTTATAGATAATTGCGGAAACAGTATTACCGGTACGGCAATGGATCCTATTACAGGAATTGAATCTACAAACATCACCATTATTGACCAGGGTGTAACAACTGTTACCTGGACATTTACTGATGCCAGTGGAAATTCATCCACAGTGAATCAAACGGTAATTATTGATGATGTAACTGCACCACCTGCACCACCAAGTCTGCCCACTTTAACTGATGAATGTAGCTATACAGTTACCACTTTCCCAACTGTAGAAGATGAATGTGTGAAAACAGTTGAAGGCATCCCAACAGATCCAGGAACGGGCAATGTACTTTCTTCTCTTACATTTAATACACAGGGTATCCATACCATTCGTTGGGTATTTGATGATGGCAATGGCAATACATCTTTCACCGATCAGGATATTGTGATTCAGGATGTAACAGCTCCTGCAATTACCTGCCCTGCAAATATTACTTTGAGCAGTTCACAGGCAACAGCTACATGGACAGACCCAACTGCAACCGATAATTGCGGAGCAGTAACGGTAACACAAACAGCAGGTCCAGCATCTGGATCTACATTTGCACCGGGTAGCACTACCACTATTACCTACACTGCTACTGATGCAGCAGGCTTAAGTACAAGCTGCTCATTTACCGTAACCAGGAATGTCGGCATCAATGTAAATGTTACCTATACTCCCATTAACTGTTATGGTGGATGGTCATTGGTTCATGTAACAGCAAGTGGCGGGTTTGCACCATATTGGGGAGTTGGTTATTTCTTTGTTCCTGCTGGTACATACAACTTTACCGTTTGGGATTCTCATGGTCAAAATGGAACAACCACAGTTACCATTACCCAACCTACACCAATAGTGGTAGCATGCGGAACAAATAATCCTGAATTGTTCTTTGGCTATAGTGCAGATAATACGGCACAAATACTTGCATCAGCTACCGGCGGTACGCCACCTTATAAAATTTCTTATAGCATGAACAGGCGTTTGAAATGTAATGTGGGCAATTCATCAGGCGATGAAACCTGGGTTGCAGGTGCTGGTACAGCAACAAACACTTATACGGTTTGTCCTGGTTCAGGATCATACTGGCAACCGCCGGTTTCCACTTCTACTGCTACTTTGGGCGAAGGCGATACTTATAGCTTAACGGTTTCCTTAATGGATGATGCAGTAATTACGGCAACTATTACCGATGCAAATGGTTGTGTTCAAAAATGCACTACACCAATATTTGCAACAGATGTAAGATGTTCCGGCAATAAAGTGAAAATTTGCCATAAGCAAGGTGCACACGGTTGCCGTACCACTTGTGTGGATGAAACTGCAGTGGCAGCACATTTGGCACATGGTGACTTCCTCGGCGAATGTAATTCCCATTGTCATCCTCATGATAATAACCCATGGTGGGGCCCAGGCTGGGGATGGTGGGGTCCAGGCTGGGGTTGGTGGGGCTGGTGGCAAGGCTGGGGCTGGTGGGGCCCGGGATACGGCAACCCAAATCCAGGAAATCCCTGGGGCTGGAAAGGAAACAGCAATGCTACAATTGCTACCGAAACAACCAAAGGCGGTGTAGCTGCTCCTGAAGCTAATGATTTTGAAATATACAACCTTAAAGTTGCACCAAACCCAAGCTCTACAGAATTTGTTTTGCAGGTAAATACAACAAATAATACCGATAGGATGCTGGTAAATATTTATGACGTAAGCGGAAAAATTTACAAACAATTTAAAGCAAACCCTACTCAACTGATAAAATTTGGAACAGGAATGAGACCGGGAACCTATCTTGTAGAAGTATTACAGGCAGGGCACAGAAAAACAGCAACCGTAATTAAATTATAA
- a CDS encoding 5'-nucleotidase, lipoprotein e(P4) family — protein MKKFFAGTLLLLAILMQANAQKLNPSQQTVNSVIWQQQSGEYKALCYQAYYLARLTLADILHTNKDSMPLAIVTDIDETILDNSPDAANSILNNHGYTDTSWKKWVELSKAEAMPGAKEFFNYAAQYAVQCFYVSNRGIKDLDATIKNLQLMGFPQADKEHVILKTTTSDKEPRRLEIAKKYNIVLLLGDNLNDFDKAFYKKSVADRNAATDKMQTLFGTKYIVLPNATYGDWENALWPDKRLSEAEKAKIKMQALKGF, from the coding sequence ATGAAAAAGTTTTTTGCAGGTACTTTATTGTTGCTGGCAATTTTAATGCAGGCAAATGCACAAAAATTAAATCCATCGCAGCAAACGGTTAACAGCGTTATATGGCAACAACAAAGCGGCGAGTACAAAGCCTTGTGTTACCAGGCTTATTATTTGGCACGGCTTACCCTTGCCGACATTTTGCATACCAATAAAGATTCTATGCCTTTGGCCATTGTAACGGATATTGATGAAACCATTTTGGACAACAGCCCCGATGCGGCAAATTCTATTTTAAACAACCACGGCTATACTGATACCAGTTGGAAAAAATGGGTTGAACTTTCAAAGGCAGAAGCCATGCCGGGAGCAAAAGAGTTTTTTAATTATGCGGCGCAGTATGCGGTGCAATGTTTTTATGTTTCCAACAGGGGAATAAAAGATTTGGATGCTACAATAAAAAATTTGCAGTTAATGGGTTTTCCGCAGGCGGATAAAGAACATGTAATATTAAAAACAACCACCAGTGATAAAGAACCCCGCCGCCTCGAAATTGCCAAAAAATATAATATTGTTTTATTGCTTGGCGACAACCTCAACGATTTTGATAAAGCGTTTTACAAAAAATCTGTTGCAGACCGTAATGCTGCTACGGATAAAATGCAAACGCTCTTTGGTACAAAATATATTGTATTGCCCAACGCCACTTATGGCGATTGGGAAAATGCCCTGTGGCCCGATAAAAGGCTGAGCGAAGCTGAAAAAGCAAAGATTAAAATGCAGGCACTCAAAGGGTTTTAA
- the tgt gene encoding tRNA guanosine(34) transglycosylase Tgt, with protein MAALAFSVQYKDSLSKARAGLITTDHGRIETPIFMPVGTIGSVKAVTQRQLHEEVKAQIILGNTYHLYLRPGTEVMELAGGLHRFINWNKPILTDSGGFQVFSLSGQRKISEEGVIFKSHIDGSKHVFTPEKVMDIQRSIGGDIIMAFDECPPGASEYAYAKNSLELTKSWLTRCFTQFNNTPDKYNFTQNLFPIVQGGTYSDLRKASCEFVASKNATGNAIGGLSVGEPTEKMYEICALCCENLPLDKPRYLMGVGTPWNILEAIGMGIDMFDCVMPTRNGRNAMLFTSSGIINIDNKKWEKDFSVLDEGIDCLVSNYYSKAYLRHLFKSGEYLGLTIASIHNLAFYLWLVKQARMHIEKGNYQSWKNEMVEKLQQRL; from the coding sequence ATGGCAGCATTAGCATTTAGCGTACAGTATAAAGACAGTTTATCCAAAGCAAGGGCTGGTTTAATTACTACCGATCACGGACGAATAGAAACGCCTATTTTTATGCCTGTTGGCACAATTGGCTCCGTAAAAGCAGTAACGCAGCGGCAACTGCACGAAGAAGTAAAAGCACAAATTATACTGGGCAACACTTACCATCTTTATTTAAGGCCGGGTACCGAAGTGATGGAACTTGCCGGTGGCCTGCACCGTTTTATTAATTGGAACAAACCCATTTTAACGGATAGTGGCGGCTTTCAGGTTTTTTCACTTTCCGGACAAAGAAAAATTTCTGAAGAAGGCGTTATTTTTAAATCGCATATTGACGGCAGCAAACATGTTTTTACCCCGGAAAAAGTAATGGATATTCAGCGCAGTATTGGCGGCGATATTATTATGGCTTTTGACGAATGCCCGCCGGGAGCCAGTGAATATGCTTACGCCAAAAATTCGTTGGAACTTACCAAGAGCTGGCTCACCAGGTGCTTCACCCAATTTAATAATACCCCGGATAAATATAATTTTACCCAAAACCTTTTTCCAATTGTGCAGGGCGGAACCTATAGTGATTTACGCAAAGCATCCTGCGAATTTGTTGCTTCCAAAAATGCTACCGGCAACGCTATTGGCGGGTTAAGCGTAGGGGAACCTACAGAAAAAATGTATGAAATATGTGCATTGTGTTGCGAAAACCTTCCCCTGGATAAACCCCGTTATTTAATGGGCGTAGGCACACCCTGGAATATTTTAGAAGCCATTGGAATGGGCATTGATATGTTTGATTGCGTAATGCCAACACGAAACGGGAGAAATGCTATGCTCTTTACCTCCAGTGGAATAATTAATATTGATAATAAAAAATGGGAAAAAGATTTTTCAGTTTTAGATGAGGGTATAGATTGCCTGGTGAGTAATTATTATTCCAAAGCTTATTTACGGCATTTGTTTAAAAGTGGGGAATATCTTGGGTTAACTATTGCCAGTATCCATAACCTGGCTTTTTACCTTTGGCTGGTAAAACAGGCAAGGATGCACATTGAAAAAGGCAATTACCAAAGCTGGAAAAATGAAATGGTAGAAAAGTTGCAACAACGCTTGTAA